In one Hymenobacter sp. DG25B genomic region, the following are encoded:
- a CDS encoding fumarylacetoacetate hydrolase family protein: MKILCIGRNYAEHIAELHNEVPDEPVIFLKPDTALLQRNMPFFYPDFSTDIHHEIELVLRVSKNGKNIDPKFAHTYFDAIGLGIDFTARDLQSKAKSKGLPWDLAKGFDGSAPLSPTFKPVAEFADLQNINFRLEVNGEVRQRGNSGLMLHNFDNIISYISRFITLKMGDLIFTGTPSGVGPVQVGDQLVGFIEEERVLDVAVK, encoded by the coding sequence ATGAAGATTCTCTGCATTGGCCGCAACTACGCCGAACATATTGCTGAACTGCACAACGAAGTACCCGACGAGCCCGTCATTTTCCTGAAACCCGATACCGCGCTGCTGCAGCGCAACATGCCGTTTTTCTACCCCGATTTCTCCACGGACATTCACCACGAAATTGAGCTGGTGCTGCGCGTAAGCAAAAACGGCAAGAACATCGACCCCAAATTTGCCCACACTTATTTCGATGCCATTGGACTGGGCATTGATTTCACGGCCCGCGACCTGCAGAGCAAAGCCAAAAGCAAAGGCCTGCCCTGGGACCTGGCCAAGGGTTTCGATGGCTCGGCCCCGCTTTCGCCTACTTTCAAGCCGGTGGCCGAGTTTGCCGATCTGCAGAACATCAACTTCCGGCTGGAGGTGAACGGCGAGGTGCGCCAGCGCGGCAACTCCGGCCTGATGCTGCACAACTTCGACAACATCATCAGCTACATTTCCCGGTTTATCACCCTGAAAATGGGCGACTTAATTTTTACGGGCACGCCCAGCGGCGTAGGCCCGGTGCAGGTAGGCGACCAGTTAGTTGGATTTATAGAGGAGGAGCGCGTACTGGATGTGGCTGTTAAATAA
- a CDS encoding M23 family metallopeptidase, translating into MWLLNNLRQLSGGALALLLTTAALVPAACGNKEPEKAAHKAPAATTDETGRVKVEPGYFLFPIKPGKPNFLAGSMGELRPNHFHGGLDIKTDGRTDLPVYASADGYISRLKQSSFGYGNVLYITHPNGLTTVYGHLNRFLGPVADTLRARQYQKQTYEIELFFTKDQFPVKRGDVVALSGNTGGSGGPHLHWEVRDAEDNQLNPLQWGGFAEIQDHVAPSLQAFAVEPLSIDARVQGRFDKAVFVPNPLPGPGVATVWKDTISAFGTVGILLQAFDRYDNAWNKNGLQRVEVKVNGQPLYTHEVDGVPFPEGSREINQHVDYEWQKTHGRTLEKLFVDDGNSLKMYTTGPSKGMLNVQAGKLYAVEVRMSDSYGNTTPLSFVIRGQEPMYFKTRSAAVKKPSLRYEITRNILKVVAADPDTARQAGNLTLYRGNRLLELRPSYTVQSENVYLYDLRAGRPDSIRFGSVTRRFDRQALIPSGQEFAFSTSNMQLEFKPQTLFDTLYLQTSYKEGLWTVQNPRQPLYQPLRVTLRPEQPVTDKERSAVYLINARGGRLYQGGKWEGEAISVPVKTYGSFRILADTLPPTARLVRKSPQGLTFQVGDNLSGLASYKLYINGQWRLLKYEYKNATLFTDPQDHTVPLRGPGELHITDQAGNQRVIKFTI; encoded by the coding sequence ATGTGGCTGTTAAATAACCTCCGTCAACTTTCCGGTGGTGCGCTGGCTCTGCTGCTCACTACCGCCGCCCTGGTACCTGCCGCCTGCGGCAACAAAGAGCCGGAAAAGGCTGCCCATAAGGCCCCGGCCGCTACTACCGATGAAACCGGCCGCGTGAAGGTGGAACCGGGCTACTTCCTGTTTCCCATTAAACCCGGCAAGCCCAACTTCCTGGCGGGCAGCATGGGCGAGCTGCGCCCCAACCACTTCCACGGGGGCCTGGATATTAAAACCGATGGCCGCACCGATTTGCCCGTCTACGCCTCGGCCGATGGCTATATTTCCCGCCTCAAGCAGTCGTCGTTTGGCTACGGCAATGTGCTCTACATTACCCACCCCAACGGCCTGACGACGGTTTACGGCCACCTGAACCGCTTTCTGGGGCCGGTAGCCGATACGTTGCGCGCCCGCCAGTATCAGAAGCAGACCTATGAGATAGAGCTGTTTTTCACCAAAGACCAGTTCCCGGTAAAGCGCGGCGACGTGGTGGCCCTGTCCGGCAACACCGGCGGCTCGGGCGGCCCGCACCTGCACTGGGAAGTGCGTGATGCCGAGGACAACCAGCTAAACCCCCTGCAGTGGGGTGGCTTCGCCGAGATTCAGGACCACGTAGCGCCCTCCCTGCAGGCCTTTGCCGTGGAGCCGCTCAGCATTGACGCCCGCGTGCAGGGCCGCTTCGATAAAGCGGTTTTTGTGCCGAACCCGCTGCCCGGCCCCGGTGTAGCTACCGTCTGGAAAGACACCATTTCGGCGTTCGGCACGGTAGGCATCCTCCTGCAGGCTTTCGACCGCTACGATAATGCCTGGAACAAAAACGGGCTGCAGCGGGTGGAAGTAAAGGTAAACGGACAGCCCCTGTACACCCACGAGGTAGATGGCGTGCCCTTCCCGGAAGGCTCGCGCGAAATCAATCAGCATGTGGACTACGAGTGGCAGAAAACCCACGGTCGCACCCTGGAAAAGCTGTTTGTTGATGATGGCAACAGCCTGAAAATGTACACCACCGGCCCCAGCAAGGGTATGCTGAATGTGCAAGCCGGTAAGCTCTACGCCGTAGAAGTGCGCATGAGTGACTCCTACGGCAACACCACTCCGCTAAGCTTTGTGATTCGGGGTCAGGAACCCATGTATTTCAAAACCCGCAGCGCCGCCGTGAAGAAGCCGTCCCTGCGCTATGAAATCACCCGTAACATCCTGAAGGTAGTAGCTGCTGACCCCGACACGGCCCGCCAGGCCGGCAACCTTACCCTGTACCGCGGCAACCGCCTCCTGGAGCTGCGCCCCAGCTACACCGTGCAAAGCGAAAACGTGTACCTGTACGATTTGCGCGCCGGCCGCCCAGACTCCATACGCTTTGGCTCCGTTACCCGCCGCTTTGATCGGCAGGCCCTGATTCCCTCGGGCCAGGAGTTTGCCTTCTCCACCAGCAACATGCAGCTGGAGTTTAAGCCGCAAACGCTGTTTGATACCCTTTACCTGCAAACCAGCTACAAAGAAGGCCTCTGGACGGTGCAGAACCCACGGCAGCCCCTATATCAGCCCCTGCGCGTAACGCTTCGGCCGGAGCAGCCCGTTACTGACAAAGAGCGCTCCGCGGTATACCTGATTAATGCCCGTGGCGGCCGTTTGTACCAGGGCGGCAAGTGGGAAGGTGAAGCCATTTCGGTGCCGGTGAAAACCTACGGCTCGTTCCGCATTCTGGCCGATACGCTGCCGCCTACGGCGCGCCTGGTGCGCAAGTCGCCGCAGGGGCTTACTTTTCAGGTGGGTGATAATCTCTCGGGGCTGGCCAGCTATAAGCTGTACATCAACGGGCAGTGGCGCCTGCTGAAATACGAGTACAAGAATGCCACGCTGTTTACCGATCCGCAGGACCACACCGTGCCGCTGCGTGGCCCCGGGGAGTTGCACATTACCGATCAGGCAGGCAACCAGCGCGTCATCAAATTCACTATCTAG
- a CDS encoding lipocalin family protein, whose protein sequence is MKTRRPVLFAAAAAAVGAAAVVYARTRTAPLPVVPHVDLKRYAGLWYEIARLPTRYERDCEAVTAEYHLQPDGTLRVRNTCRRKSLTSPEESATGTARVADRRTNAKLKVSFFWPFTGDYWILDLEGDYQYALVGEPKRENLWILCRHPHLERSIRDKLVAKARTLGFPVEKLIFTPQPVSEKP, encoded by the coding sequence ATGAAAACTCGTCGTCCTGTGCTGTTTGCGGCTGCGGCCGCGGCAGTGGGTGCGGCCGCCGTGGTGTACGCACGCACCCGCACGGCCCCGCTCCCCGTAGTACCCCACGTAGATCTGAAACGCTACGCGGGCCTGTGGTATGAAATTGCCCGCCTGCCTACCCGCTACGAGCGGGACTGCGAGGCTGTAACGGCGGAGTACCACCTGCAGCCCGATGGCACCCTGCGCGTGCGCAACACCTGCCGCCGCAAAAGCCTGACCAGCCCCGAAGAATCGGCCACCGGCACCGCCCGTGTGGCAGACCGCCGCACCAACGCCAAGCTGAAAGTGAGCTTTTTCTGGCCCTTCACCGGGGATTACTGGATTCTGGACCTGGAAGGCGACTATCAGTATGCGCTGGTAGGCGAGCCCAAACGGGAAAACCTCTGGATTCTGTGCCGCCATCCGCATCTGGAGCGCAGCATCCGGGATAAGCTGGTGGCCAAGGCGCGCACGCTGGGTTTTCCGGTAGAAAAGCTGATTTTTACGCCTCAGCCCGTTTCCGAAAAACCCTAA